The sequence TAAGTGATAGACCCGGCGCTGCCGGATCTTTCCCAGCCCGATGTTGACCGATGGGATCTCACCGGCTCGATCAAGCCTGCGAAGTTGATCAACCGAACATCCGATGAATGCCGCGGCCTGCTTGGGCGGTAGTGGTTGTGTGAGTGACACGCTTGTTCTCCTGCTTTGGCAACAAAAAAGGACGCTGCCATGTGGGGCAACGTCCTTATTGATAGCGGGCTATAAGCGAGGGTAAACATGCAAAAGCGGCCTTGTCACTTCATGCTATTGAATGCCACTTCATGCCACCGAATGCCACCTCTTCATTGAGGCGTGCCGTCATCGGGATGGTCTTCTCGGTAAATCCTTTCTGCGTCTTTTCGGGAATACCATCCTCTGCGTTTAGGGCGTTTGTCTGGGGTCAGCCCCCGGTTGTCCTTCAGACGCTTGACGAACTGGTTGTCATTGTGATCGGCCCCGAACATCTTCTTGATTTCACAGGCTTTGATCCATGATTCCTCGGGAGGTTCCTGCGAACCAACCTGGGCCTCGGCGCAAGGTGGCGTTCTGCTGCCAATCGGTACAGAACCCGTGTTCCCCGGACGGCTTACTACTCGCAACCACGCTTCGAACATCATCTGCAGGTGCTCTTTGACTTCTGATTCATCCTGCTCGTCGATGTCAAATGGCATCCACTCAACGCGGTATGCGGAGTCGTGCAGTGTTGGATGCTGTGTCAGTGCGTAGTATGACTGATTCGCCCTATCAGGTAGGTCAAGAATGATCCACGGATGATTTAACCGATCACTTTTCGGCACTGCGTTTAGAATTTCCTGCCATCGTTTCAGGAGCGGATAGGTTTGGTAGAGCCGACAATCAAGCTTGATCGCTGCTAGCA is a genomic window of Rhodopirellula bahusiensis containing:
- a CDS encoding helix-turn-helix domain-containing protein, which translates into the protein MSLTQPLPPKQAAAFIGCSVDQLRRLDRAGEIPSVNIGLGKIRQRRVYHLEDLQAFKQRRASSSRPPAPQHNQPASYQPRWA